The nucleotide sequence TTGCTACTTCTATAGCTGAGAGAGAGTCAAAGGTTAAAGAACTTGAAGAGAAATTCAAAGAGTTCGAGAAAATTAAGCCCGAAGCAGAAAGATACAAAGAGCTTGAAGAATTTTATAGAGAGTACAGCGATGTGAAAGCCAAGGCAGAAAGAGAGATTAAAGGTTATGGGGGCCAGATAGCTCAGATTGAGGAAAGACTTAAGGAGCTGAAGAGAAAAGCAGAGGAACTTGAGGAATTACAAGAGAAAATATCCCAAATTGACGAACAGCTTGGAGAACTAGAGGAATATGCCAAGCAGTATGATGAAGCCTTAAGAATTAAAAAGACAATTGAATCCCTCAGAAAAAGGCTTAGCTTAAGTGAAGATGAACTCAAAAAGCTCAAAGCTGAAATTGAAAACGCCAAGCAGAGAAAAGAGGAAATTCTTAGGGAAATTGAAGAAATTGGAGAGAAAAAGGGAGAGTTAAAAAATGCCACAAGTGAGAAGAACAAGGCTATTTTGGAGCTTAGGAAAGCTAGGGGCAAATGTCCAGTTTGTGGAACTGAACTAACGGAAAAGCACAGGGAAGATTTAATCAAAAAATACACTCTGGAAATTGAGGGCTATGCAAAAGAAATGGAGCAGCTTATGAGGAGAGAAAAGGAACTTAGGGCTGAGCTTGTAAACATTGAGAAGATACTAAAAAAGGAGAAGGATGTTATAACTAACGAGGAGATTCTCAATCAAATACGAGAAAATGAGAAGAAACTCTCTGAATTTAACCTTAAGGAACTCGAGGAGAAAGTTAAGAAGCATGAAAACCTCTCTGCTGAGAAGAACAAGCTTGAGGGAAGATTAAGGAGCATTCAAGATGAACTGAAGAAAAAAGCTGCCTTGGAGAAGAAGAAAACCTATTTGCAGAGAAAGATTTCGGAAATCAAAGCCAATCTATATGAGTATGAGGCTAAACTTAAAAATCTCGGATTTGAGAACATCGACACTCTAAAAGCCGAGATTGAGGTACTGAAGCCAGTTTATGAGAAGTATCTAAAGCTCCTGAACTCGGAGAAAGAACTCAAAGCTGAAAAAGAACGTCTTCAAAGGGACAAGAACGAATTAGAGATCCTTAAAGAGAAAAAAGCTGGGCTGGAAAAAGCTCTTTCTGAGATAAAGGAAAGGTTAGAGAGACTTGAGAAGGATTACAGCAAAGATGAACATGAAAGAGTTAGAAAAGAGTACATTGAAAAGAGAGGGGCACTTATAAAGGCAGAAACTGAGCTCGAAAATCTTGAAAAGAGGAAAGAAGAGCTGATCAAAAACTTAGAGAACTTAAAGAATGAGAAGGAAAACGTTAAAATCAAAAGAAAGGAGCTTGAAGACTTAAAGAAAGCCCGTGAGAGAGTTCAAGAGCTGAGAGAAAAAGTTAGAAAGTTCAAGAATATTCTCAAGGAAGACGCTTTGGCGAAAGTTGGGGAATATGCAAGTGAAATCTTTGAGGAGCTGACAGAGGAGAAGTATTCGGGGATAACTGTAAAGGCTAAGGAGAACAAGGTTGTTCTTGGCGTTATTTACGATGGAAAGGAAAGGGATTTATCATTCTTAAGTGGTGGTGAAAGGATAGCACTTGGATTGGCATTTAGACTGGCTTTGTCCTTGTATCTAGCTGGGGAAATTCCTCTACTTATAATGGATGAGCCGACACCGTATCTTGATGACGAGAGAAGGAGGAGGCTTGTTGATATAATGGAGCGCTACCTTAGGAGAATTCCACAGGTAATCATAGTTTCTCATGATGAGGAGCTGAAGGACGCTGCAGACAGGGTCATTAGGGTTAGACTTGAGAATGGAGTCTCGAAAGTGGAAGAGGTTGAGGTGAGCTGAATGTATCGTCTAATTTCGAAGGATCAAGCGGATAAAATTCTCAACATGCTCACTAATGAGCTCAGAGAGGCCGAGAATGTTTTGAGTGGGAAAATTGAATGGAAACCTCTGCCAGAAAAGAGAGAGAGCAAAGTTTATGCTGTTGATGGCAGTCAAGGGAAGGCAAGGCTAAGCGGAACGATAATCTATACCGTTGCATCTTTTGCCTTTGGTAATGGCAAAAGCGCACGTTTGGTTTATACTAATGCTATGATCTACAATCATGGAATCTCTGACCAGATAATTAGGTTGCAGATGGAAACCCTTGAGAACAAGCTTGGTGCTCTAGTTGGGACTGATGAGCACATGATTTTAATGGATGGAACGCTTACAGGTTCTTTAACGAGACCCCCTGTTTATCCGGAGAGTGTGAGGGGTATAACTACCGTGATGAATGCTTTAGGGGAGAAAAGCTTAGAACAGCTTATTGATGATTTTATCCATAAACTTAATGACCACTATGAAGAGCTTGAAAGGAAGCTCGCAGAAAAGAGAGAAATCCGAGAGTTCGTGATATTGGCAGATGAAGTGGTGGATGAATATTCGGAGTTTTATAAAGCCATGGAGGGATACACATACAGGGATGCGCCTCTCCCGAGTAATCTTAGAAAACTGAAAGTTTCATTAATCACGCTTCAAGAGGCTGCCGAAAGGGGAGAGACCATTGAAGATGTTATAAACCGCTATCTCTCCGAATATGGGGAAGAAAAGACATTGACTCTTGAAGATGCCAAGAACACCATCCACGTCGTTTTGGGATATCTTGAATATCTCTACTCTCTCGAAAAGCTTCTCCAGAGAGAACTTATATACATTGCAAAGAGCTTTTACAACAGAAAAATTACTTCAAAGCTCGGCATTAGTGCTGTTGATGTTCCATTCCTTGATGCTTATCTGCTCAAGGTTTATGGAGAAGAACTTCCAGGTTATTACGTAATTTACGACCCAGAGAAAACCGAGGAGAAAAAGAAGATAGCTCACCGTCTGCCGAGGGTTTTGAGAAAATACTTCCCAACTGTTCAGGAGTTCATAGAAAAAGGAGTCCCATCCGCCTATATTAGAACAATGAAAGGTGGAGTCATATATCTGCTTCAATCTAACCGCACAATCGGCGGTGAACTCATAGGAAAGCTTCTCTGGCATGAGAGTAGTGGGTATATAAGACCTCTTCAGAGGGCGCATGAAGGAGTAAAGATTGAGCAGAAGATGTTCAAGGCAGAGCTTGAGGCACTCATGAACTACTTAAAGAGGAAAAACAAAGAGCTGAGGGTTTTCATAAAATATGGAAGGTCGCCTTTGGAGTAATTATTTTTCAATTCCCCTCCTCACCTTCACAGCTAACCCTTGCTGGAATATCTTAAGTTCTTTTCCACTGAGCAGAGTCTGTCCAGTAGCTAAAAGCTCATCGTTTTTGTTGACAACCAAAACCTCATCATATGGTCTTATGTTCTCATCGGCATCAATCACGAACTTTGCAAAGACATTCTTTCCTTTTCTCGCGAAAGGCTCTGCATCTTCATTTACAACGACTCTCATTCTTGGATAGGGCAGAATCTTGTGAAGTCTCTTTGCTCCTTCAATGCCAAGCGTTAACAGTCCGTCTTCAGCTCTAAATGTTGCCAAATGTTTGCCTTTAGCTTTAATCTGCCTCGGCATTCCTGTCTTTCTTGACAGCTCAACAAATGCATCTTTGAAAGCTTCACTAGCTCCTTCGCCAAATTGGTATTCTGCCACAGCTTGGATGTAGAGCCTTGCCTCATTTTTCTTTGGCTTCTCAATTGTGAATTCCTCTTCTCCTTCACTCTGGGCAAAAGGATAGCTCAAACTCAAATACTTTGGAATCTCACCAAAGATTGGGTGGTTTATAGTTTCAGGGAACTTCTGTTTAACCATCTCAGCTTTCTGCTTGGCTCTCCATACTGTTGGGGTTCTCATTATTTCTTCGCTCACTTTGAAGAAAGCCGAGCTTTTTGTTATTGGCTCATTTTCTTCGAGGTAATCTCTGTACTCAAGCAGCCTCTTGTATGCAGAGAAAAGCTTTGGATGAGACCTTGAGCGCTCATCAACTAATCTCCAGAGTTCTCCTTCCTTTATTGCCTGCTTTACTCTGTTCAGCTCCTCTCTAATCACCCAGAGGTTGTGAAGTGCAAGCAGCTTGACTCTTTCCTCTTTTGGCATTTCTTTAAGCTCTTGGGGCATATAGCGGGAGCAGACAGGGCAGGAGCATGGGAAATATTCGAGCTCACTTAAATGCTTAGTTCCTTCTGGGGTTAAATAGCGGTCATCTTTTGCATATAGGGCGTAGCTTGCCGAATCAAACAAGTCAATTCCCATAGCAACAGCCAAAGCAAATATCATTGGATGACCGGCACCGAAGAGATGAACAGGTCTGTCAGGTCTCAAGCCGAGCTTTGAAGCGATAACAACGTCAACTAAGTCCCTGTAACGGTAGGACTCCATCAAGGGAACGACCGCCCCGATTGGATGAATCTCAAAGTTCATCTCGCTGAGCTTTTTGGCAGCATAAGTCCTTAAGTCAAGATATGTTGAACCTTGAACTGTTGCATTCATCGGAATCTGCTTTACCCCTTCAGCTTCCTTAGCTCTCTCTAGGGTTATCCTTAAGTCTTCTTCAGCTTTTTCCCTTGGAGCATCCGGAACTGTGGGAATATCGAGAAAAGTCCCAATATCAACTCCAATCCTATGCTGAAACTCGATGATTTCCCTATTAGTTACATCTATTCCGCCGTAGCGCATGAGCTGGAATGAGCCGGAATCAACTTCAATTATGCCGTCATAGTCCAAAAGCTTGTGAATTCCCATTTCAAGAGCTTTTTGCCTTAGCTCCTCGTCCTTGTAAATGATGTATGAGTTCGTGATTATTATGTTGAATCCCATCTCTTTCAGTTCTTTTGGAGTTACTATGAGCTGTTTTGGATTAACTACAGGCATTATAGCTGGAGTTTCAATTCTCTTTCCATTAACTTCGAGCTTTCCAATTCTGCCGGCAGCATCTCTCGCTTTTATCTCAAACTTGAACATTTCTCAACACCAAAAGGAAATAGAAAAGGGGGTTTAAAAGGTATTCCAAAGCCTCCTCTTAGGAGCCTTTTCCCTCAGGGCTTTGGCAGTTAAGATCGCCCCTCCAATCATTTCGAGTATTCCACTTGCTAGGATGAAATATCCAAGCTCCTCCATTGGAGTTCCCTCAATAGCCGCTCGACCCTTTGGGTTTAAAAAGTTAACGGTAAAACACTGAAAATCTTGATAAATAGCAAAGTCAATAAACAAGAAACCAAAGGTGCCAAAATCCAACCTTTTACAATATTAAAAGCCAGCTTCTTGTTGATTTTCTGCCCCTTTAGCAGTCCTAATCCTATAATCCCTCCAATAATTGCCTGCCCGGAACTTACAGGAAGTCCTATTATATTTGCTGAGGTTACGGCTAGGGCGGAACCAAACTGGGCGGAAAATCCTGCTAAAGGGCCGAGCTGGGTCAGATTTTTGCCAATGGTCATTAGTACCTCATAGCTGAAAGTTAGGGCTCCAAGGAATAACGCCAGCGCAAGGATTAGCTTTAATGTGCTGCCTTCAATATTGGTTGAGTAGGTTAAGAGACCAATTACGTTTGAGAGTTCGTTTGCTCCAAGATTAAAAGATGCATAAGCAGAGCTCAAAATTATCATCCATCTGTAGAGAATTTCAATCTCATAAATTTTTGAAATGTGGTTTATAATCCTCCCATATATGGCAAAGACCAAAATGGATAGTATAGCTGCTGCTATTGGGGAAACTACCCAAGCTAGAGCTATCTTTAAAACGATACTCCAATTTACGTAAGTCTTTTGGTAAACTCCAATTCCGACGATTGCTCCTATGATTGACTGGGTAGTTGAGATGGGCAAGCCTCTGAATGAAGCAAAAGTTACGGCTAAAGCTGAAGCTAAAAGTGCAAAGGGAATATAGCCTTTATCAAAGTCCGGGACAATATTGCTACCTACTGTGTGGGCAACATTTGAGCTGCCGAGGAATGCTCCTAAGAGTGAAAATATTCCAATTAGGAAGACCGCTCTCCTAAAGCTTAGAATCTCTGATCCTACAGCTATCCCCACGGCTTTTGCACTGTCGTTAGCTCCTATGCTCCATGCCATAAAGAGCCCTGCTGCAATTATTGCCCAATCCATTGTTATCACCTCTATATTTTATGGTGTACTATATAGACTATATAGCCAGCCAGATACATTTTTAAACTTTTTGGTAGCAATAAAGCTAACAAGACTATAGGGCTTTTGATTTTAAAATGCATAAATAACCATAGACATGCAACACTAGGTAGAAGAGCGCCCAGAACCATAAAAATGCGGGAAATAGAATGGCATTTATTATGCTTCCCCCTTCTATCAATGTTGGGATTAACATTGTTATAATTTCAAAGCCTAGAAATACTCCAAGCAAAAGCCAATTTCTATGAACTATTAGTAGAATTGGGACAATTACGTCAAGAAAAGCTATGAAATCTCCTAAAATCAAGAAAAACCACCCCTTCAAAAATCCCCCACCTAAATGTCTTAAATCTCCTAAAAACCATCTTTTTCTCTGATTCCAGAGCGTTTTTAATGAAGTTGGCATCTTTGTGTATGCTTTGGCTTTTGGAGCGTAAACTACTCTGCCAAACTTTTTAATCTCCTTCGTAGTTGCATAATCTTCAACGCTGCTCTCGACGAAGCTTCCTATCTTCTCCAAGGCTTCCTTTCTAAAGGCGCTTATTGGACCTGGAGCTACACTTAAGTCCTCAAGCTCCTTAGCTCTCCTAAACATTGCTATTCTCAGATGTTCAACATCTTGGGCTCTCTCTAAAAAGGAACTGGTTAAAACTCTAACCTGTCCGCCGACACCTAAAACGCTTTCATCATGGAAGCGGTTCACTACTTCTTTAACTGCAGAATTATGTAATAATGTGTCTGCGTCTGTTGTTATTATTATTTCTCCTTGGGCTTTAGACAATCCAAAATTTAAAGCTCTGGCTTTTCCCTTATGTGTCTTCCTAAAGACTCTCAAACGCTCATCCTTTATGGAGCTTGCAACTTCAAATGTTTTATCTTCGCTTCCATCATCAACTACAATGACTTCAAACTTCGGATAGTCTTGAGAAAGTGCAGAGATTATGGAGTCTTTAATACTCTCTTCTTCATTATATGCTGGAATGATTATGCTCACAAATGGCGTCCACTCTTTAATTCTGTAATTCCTCAATAAGCTAATTATGTAATTAAGGAAAAAATAGAGATCCCAAAATATTATAATCAGCAAGGCAGTCTCAAGTAGCATGATATTCACTATACTCAAGATTTTTTAACTTTTAATTAGAGCATCTGTTGGTGATGGTAATGATAATCGCGAAACCTTGTGTAACCATGAAAGGAATCGTGGTTCAGCTTTATTCTTGGGAGAGGGAGATAAAACTAGACTTAGCTAAAGTTTCGAGATGTCTTAAAGAGAAAGGGATTGAAATAAAGAAGCTTATTCCAAACATTCTCCTAATAGCTGTCATGAACGGATTTGAAACAAGTATTTATCCTGGAGGAAAAGTGATAATCAAAGAACTGACAGATACGAAAAAAGGACAAGAGATTGCCAAGATTATTTACGACTGTGCTGAAGGATAAAGTGGGAGTGCTTCTTTAATTCTTTTAATAAGTTTCTCTTTCTTTTCTGAGTCTTCAAGAGCTACTTCAAGCACTTGATCAATTGTTTCAACTGGTATTATCTTTATCTTTTCAGCTTTATCTGGACTTAGGAAGACATCCTTCTCATTGGCCTTTGGAATTATAACCTGCTTTATCCCTGCCTCAATTGCTGCCTCAATCTTTGGAGTTACACCCCCAACGGGTAACACTTCACCTCTAACACTTAAAGAGCCAGTCATTGCCACACTTTGCTTAACTGGAACTTCCTCCAGAGCTGATATGACTGCTGTTGCAACACTTATACTTGCAGAGTCTCCTTCAACACCTTCATAGGTTTGTAGGAACTGGACGTGAATGTCGTAGTTGCTAATGTCTTCCCCTTTGTAGCGCTTGATAATAGCGGAGACGTTTTGAACAGCTTCCTTTGCAATTTCACCGAGCTTGCCAGTAACTATTATTTTGCCCTCCTCTCTGCTTGCTGCGGGGGCAACAACGGCTTCAATTGGCAGCACAATACCACTTTGTTCTCCAATTACAGCTAAACCATTTACCCTACCAATCTCGCCACCTTCAACTTTGATGACTTGGTACTCCTTTTTCCTCTCAATATACCAATCGGCAAGTTGTTTTTCCAGAGGTTTCGCAAGCTGGAGGGCTTTAAGTACGTGTTCCCTTGTTACATATTTTGCTCCTTCTCTGATT is from Thermococcus paralvinellae and encodes:
- the tgtA gene encoding tRNA guanosine(15) transglycosylase TgtA gives rise to the protein MFKFEIKARDAAGRIGKLEVNGKRIETPAIMPVVNPKQLIVTPKELKEMGFNIIITNSYIIYKDEELRQKALEMGIHKLLDYDGIIEVDSGSFQLMRYGGIDVTNREIIEFQHRIGVDIGTFLDIPTVPDAPREKAEEDLRITLERAKEAEGVKQIPMNATVQGSTYLDLRTYAAKKLSEMNFEIHPIGAVVPLMESYRYRDLVDVVIASKLGLRPDRPVHLFGAGHPMIFALAVAMGIDLFDSASYALYAKDDRYLTPEGTKHLSELEYFPCSCPVCSRYMPQELKEMPKEERVKLLALHNLWVIREELNRVKQAIKEGELWRLVDERSRSHPKLFSAYKRLLEYRDYLEENEPITKSSAFFKVSEEIMRTPTVWRAKQKAEMVKQKFPETINHPIFGEIPKYLSLSYPFAQSEGEEEFTIEKPKKNEARLYIQAVAEYQFGEGASEAFKDAFVELSRKTGMPRQIKAKGKHLATFRAEDGLLTLGIEGAKRLHKILPYPRMRVVVNEDAEPFARKGKNVFAKFVIDADENIRPYDEVLVVNKNDELLATGQTLLSGKELKIFQQGLAVKVRRGIEK
- the nurA gene encoding DNA double-strand break repair nuclease NurA: MYRLISKDQADKILNMLTNELREAENVLSGKIEWKPLPEKRESKVYAVDGSQGKARLSGTIIYTVASFAFGNGKSARLVYTNAMIYNHGISDQIIRLQMETLENKLGALVGTDEHMILMDGTLTGSLTRPPVYPESVRGITTVMNALGEKSLEQLIDDFIHKLNDHYEELERKLAEKREIREFVILADEVVDEYSEFYKAMEGYTYRDAPLPSNLRKLKVSLITLQEAAERGETIEDVINRYLSEYGEEKTLTLEDAKNTIHVVLGYLEYLYSLEKLLQRELIYIAKSFYNRKITSKLGISAVDVPFLDAYLLKVYGEELPGYYVIYDPEKTEEKKKIAHRLPRVLRKYFPTVQEFIEKGVPSAYIRTMKGGVIYLLQSNRTIGGELIGKLLWHESSGYIRPLQRAHEGVKIEQKMFKAELEALMNYLKRKNKELRVFIKYGRSPLE
- the rad50 gene encoding DNA double-strand break repair ATPase Rad50, which gives rise to MRIEKIIVRDFRSHEFTKVTFTSGINLIIGQNGSGKSSLLDAILIGLYWPTKPKDLKKDSFLRVNGKSTEITIFFEKDGVKYQVHRNITRSIAFAKYYDGTWHYVTEANQKAVRDWMEKLIPYDIFVNAIYIRQGEIDAILESDESREKVVRKVLGLDKYENAYKNLLEVRKVIDSKIKGIEEYLNAMKNIDDMIKEAEKELSSVIKQINELSPQIPKLRREVEEFEKKLDELDKLAEELEKLKENKSRIEKSLEGINAKMNSLATSIAERESKVKELEEKFKEFEKIKPEAERYKELEEFYREYSDVKAKAEREIKGYGGQIAQIEERLKELKRKAEELEELQEKISQIDEQLGELEEYAKQYDEALRIKKTIESLRKRLSLSEDELKKLKAEIENAKQRKEEILREIEEIGEKKGELKNATSEKNKAILELRKARGKCPVCGTELTEKHREDLIKKYTLEIEGYAKEMEQLMRREKELRAELVNIEKILKKEKDVITNEEILNQIRENEKKLSEFNLKELEEKVKKHENLSAEKNKLEGRLRSIQDELKKKAALEKKKTYLQRKISEIKANLYEYEAKLKNLGFENIDTLKAEIEVLKPVYEKYLKLLNSEKELKAEKERLQRDKNELEILKEKKAGLEKALSEIKERLERLEKDYSKDEHERVRKEYIEKRGALIKAETELENLEKRKEELIKNLENLKNEKENVKIKRKELEDLKKARERVQELREKVRKFKNILKEDALAKVGEYASEIFEELTEEKYSGITVKAKENKVVLGVIYDGKERDLSFLSGGERIALGLAFRLALSLYLAGEIPLLIMDEPTPYLDDERRRRLVDIMERYLRRIPQVIIVSHDEELKDAADRVIRVRLENGVSKVEEVEVS
- a CDS encoding glycosyltransferase, which translates into the protein MLLETALLIIIFWDLYFFLNYIISLLRNYRIKEWTPFVSIIIPAYNEEESIKDSIISALSQDYPKFEVIVVDDGSEDKTFEVASSIKDERLRVFRKTHKGKARALNFGLSKAQGEIIITTDADTLLHNSAVKEVVNRFHDESVLGVGGQVRVLTSSFLERAQDVEHLRIAMFRRAKELEDLSVAPGPISAFRKEALEKIGSFVESSVEDYATTKEIKKFGRVVYAPKAKAYTKMPTSLKTLWNQRKRWFLGDLRHLGGGFLKGWFFLILGDFIAFLDVIVPILLIVHRNWLLLGVFLGFEIITMLIPTLIEGGSIINAILFPAFLWFWALFYLVLHVYGYLCILKSKAL
- a CDS encoding inorganic phosphate transporter, with the protein product MDWAIIAAGLFMAWSIGANDSAKAVGIAVGSEILSFRRAVFLIGIFSLLGAFLGSSNVAHTVGSNIVPDFDKGYIPFALLASALAVTFASFRGLPISTTQSIIGAIVGIGVYQKTYVNWSIVLKIALAWVVSPIAAAILSILVFAIYGRIINHISKIYEIEILYRWMIILSSAYASFNLGANELSNVIGLLTYSTNIEGSTLKLILALALFLGALTFSYEVLMTIGKNLTQLGPLAGFSAQFGSALAVTSANIIGLPVSSGQAIIGGIIGLGLLKGQKINKKLAFNIVKGWILAPLVSCLLTLLFIKIFSVLPLTF